From the Pongo pygmaeus isolate AG05252 chromosome X, NHGRI_mPonPyg2-v2.0_pri, whole genome shotgun sequence genome, one window contains:
- the SYP gene encoding synaptophysin has product MLLLADMDVVNQLVAGGQFRVVKEPLGFVKVLQWVFAIFAFATCGSYSGELQLSVDCANKTESDLSIEVEFEYPFRLHQVYFDAPTCRGGTTKVFLVGDYSSSAEFFVTVAVFAFLYSMGALATYIFLQNKYRENNKGPMLDFLATAVFAFMWLVSSSAWAKGLSDVKMATDPENIIKEMPVCRQTGNTCKELRDPVTSGLNTSVVFGFLNLVLWVGNLWFVFKETGWAAPFLRAPPGAPEKQPAPGDAYGDAGYGQGPGGYGPQDSYGPQGGYQPDYGQPAGGGGSGYGPQGDYGQQGYGQQGAPTSFSNQM; this is encoded by the exons ATGCTGCTGCTGGCGGACATGGACGTGGTGAATCAG CTGGTGGCTGGGGGTCAGTTCCGGGTGGTCAAGGAGCCCCTCGGCTTTGTGAAGGTGCTGCAATGG GTCTTCGCCATCTTCGCCTTTGCCACATGCGGCAGCTACAGTGGGGAGCTCCAGCTGAGCGTGGATTGTGCCAACAAGACCGAGAGTGACCTCAGCATCGAGGTCGAGTTCGAGTACCCCTTCAG GCTGCACCAAGTGTACTTTGATGCACCCACCTGCCGAGGGGGCACCACCAAGGTCTTCTTAGTTGGGGACTACTCCTCGTCAGCCGAATTCTTTGTCACCGTGGCCGTGTTTGCCTTCCTCTACTCCATGGGGGCTCTGGCCACCTACATCTTCCTGCAGAACAAGTACCGAGAGAATAACAAAGGGCCCATGCTG GACTTTCTGGCCACGGCTGTGTTCGCCTTCATGTGGCTAGTTAGCTCATCAGCGTGGGCCAAGGGGCTGTCAGATGTGAAGATGGCCACAGACCCAGAGAACATCATCAAGGAGATGCCTGTCTGCCGCCAGACAGGGAACACATGCAAGGAGCTGAGAGACCCTGTGACCTCGGGACTCAACACCTCGGTG GTGTTCGGCTTCCTGAACCTGGTGCTCTGGGTCGGCAACCTGTGGTTCGTGTTTAAGGAGACAGGCTGGGCCGCCCCGTTCCTGCGCGCGCCTCCCGGCGCCCCCGAGAAACAACCGGCACCCGGGGACGCCTACGGCGATGCAGGCTACGGGCAGGGCCCCGGCGGGTACGGGCCCCAGGATTCCTACGGGCCTCAGGGCGGCTACCAGCCTGACTATGGTCAACCAGCCGGCGGCGGTGGCAGTGGCTACGGGCCTCAGGGCGACTATGGGCAGCAAGGCTACGGCCAGCAGGGTGCACCCACCTCCTTCTCCAATCAGATGTAG